A genome region from Etheostoma cragini isolate CJK2018 chromosome 4, CSU_Ecrag_1.0, whole genome shotgun sequence includes the following:
- the plekha6 gene encoding pleckstrin homology domain-containing family A member 6 isoform X14 — MQAEHAGTRTYYFSADSHEEQEGWIRAMSEAAEVIIQPTQRMNSDATDDVNHTMVTKAPNPQTPQHPHSQAHNEMDNDFPSYPKLNGVNNLDTPPPFTPRSDQEGTKDYGRRGEGGGVGGGGGEDEGGGPGPDHAPHPSQHPNGWSNYETRNAAPLNSHSQAPLSRSHSGRRTPQGHPEGGVGPTRDPREQQDNVVLRRGFVPRTAPERVAQRKSSMAQLQQWVNQRRGMASQEDLTSPSRYYPVNRGVPGDYYGYPGGPQYVEEYALYPPGVRPDSICSVSTSGGYDRRWTVEEKRHSLRDGPHQLYGPTIPREQWRPQCYGGMETSMRRLSIQPRSRSVPRSPSSSSYSPNFASPARSPSARFDRFQRGMRDDMIYADPSVYSLRRSLSSPKYDYPGDRRSLSQGLYHYNYPVSPSIHNKMEDMLDLQLQRNLDYLDQQVLEGSHLIGTVRRMVERSSSTAKLCIQVPPFHDVYSRELHPTLKLNEIETSKLLGRLCEQSQILKDHEAVVHRLRMDKDSLEEALVATHQEMELYHNQPLAMEKLRFKKETLQNQLINIRGELSQASSALTTNRMEFEALEDEANAIHGDLWEQLNAGGQSELVRRHIQKEFWRVQDVLEGLHKNNSSRGTDTAKHRVASGASGSFSTNSPASPLSSVSLTSPLSPFSPVPGSQASPTKQLGPEESVPPRPPLPKSYYPLEPSPTFPPSVPPLPFDSATWLRSLGIDDGYLDGEDSHIRKPKFGEHNNISDMQDQVQDRQSTMNKVGIVPPRTKSPTDESHGSSARVSRHNGRVPNGISRERPKSAVFPAELKSKMSVQEQNERIRRNQSSSVREKRRSLNLSGGQSTSNYKVIRRRLTAHEIDIKDLEAAVRGPGQESPRQEIARLRRLTAEPEPYDLDLSREVHLFQLMTPDKVLIPERYLDVEDNTPLSPEEQKEKQKKVERIKTLIAKSNLQNMVPVLDGPVDGGAPASSQQQLQEQEKRIEISCALAAEASRRSRLLSAQCAPSTPTSPTSLAPPPSSADFPNSAHTMMA, encoded by the exons ATGCAGGCGGAGCACGCCGGCACCAGGACATACTACTTCAGCGCAGACAGCCATGAGGAACAGGAAGGGTGGATTAGAGCCATGAGCGAGGCTGCAGAGGTCATCATCCAGCCAACACAAAG AATGAACTCGGATGCCACAGATGACGTCAACCACACCATGGTGACCAAGGCACCCAACCCACAAACCCCGCAGCATCCACACTCACAAGCACACAATGAAATGGACAATGACTTCCCCTCCTACCCTAAACTCAACGGGGTGAACAACCTTGATACACCCCCGCCCTTCACCCCCCGCTCCGACCAGGAGGGGACAAAGGACTACGGCAGACGAGGAGAAGGCGGCGGAGTAGGCGGCGGAGGCGGCGAAGATGAAGGCGGAGGACCTGGTCCTGACCATGCCCCTCACCCGAGTCAACATCCAAACGGTTGGAGCAACTACGAGACTCGCAATGCCGCGCCCCTTAACAGCCACAGCCAAGCCCCGCTCTCCAGGAGTCACAGCGGACGCCGTACCCCTCAGGGACATCCGGAGGGGGGTGTCGGCCCAACGCGGGACCCCAGGGAGCAGCAGGACAATGTGGTGCTGAGGAGGGGCTTTGTGCCGCGGACGGCTCCAGAGAGGGTGGCCCAGAGGAAGAGCTCCATGGCCCAGCTGCAGCAGTGGGTCAACCAGCGGCGGGGCATGGCCTCACAGGAGGACCTCACCAG CCCGTCTCGTTACTACCCAGTGAACCGGGGGGTCCCTGGTGACTACTATGGCTACCCTGGTGGACCGCAGTATGTGGAGGAGTACGCCTTGTACCCGCCGGGGGTCCGACCCGACAGTATCTGCTCCGTCTCTACTTCGGGCGGCTACGACCGGCGCTGGACTGTGGAGGAGAAGCGCCACTCGCTGAGGGACGGACCACATCAGCTGTACGGACCCACAATCCCCAGGGAGCAGTGGAGGCCGCAGTGCTATGGTGGAATGGAAACATCCATGAGACGTCTGTCTATCCAGCCGCGTTCCAGGTCCGTGCCCAGGTCTCCGTCCTCGTCATCCTACTCACCCAACTTTGCCTCACCGGCCCGGTCGCCGTCTGCTCGCTTTGACCGCTTTCAAAGGGGGATGAGGGACGACATGATCTATGCTGATCCATCCGTCTACAGCCTGCGGAGATCCCTCAGCTCGCCCAAG tATGACTACCCTGGTGATAGGAGGTCCTTAAGCCAAGGATTATACCACTACAACTACCCTGTATCCCCTTCCATCCACAATAAAATG GAGGACATGTTAGATCTACAGCTGCAGCGCAACCTGGATTACTTAGACCAACAG GTGCTCGAGGGAAGCCACCTAATTGGCACGGTTCGCAGAATGGTGGAGCGCTCATCCTCAACAGCAAAGCTCTGTATACAA GTACCTCCCTTCCATGATGTCTACAGCAGAGAGTTACATCCTACCCTGAAGCTCAACGAGATTGAAACCAGT AAACTCTTGGGTCGACTGTGTGAGCAGAGCCAGATTCTGAAAGACCACGAGGCGGTTGTCCACCGACTGAGAATGGACAAG GACAGCCTAGAGGAGGCGCTGGTGGCGACTCATCAGGAGATGGAGCTGTACCATAACCAGCCGTTGGCCATGGAGAAACTGCGCTTCAAAAAGGAAACCCTGCAGAACCAGCTCATCAACATCAGAGGGGAGCTCTCCCAGGCCTCCAGC GCTTTAACCACCAATCGTATGGAGTTTGAAGCATTGGAGGATGAGGCCAATGCCATTCATGGAGATCTATGGGAGCAGCTTAATGCAGGAGGGCAG AGTGAACTGGTACGTAGGCACATCCAGAAAGAGTTTTGGAGAGTCCAGGATGTATTGGAGGGACTGCACAAGAATAACTCATCCAGAGGCACTGACACAGCCAAGCACAGAG TGGCCAGTGGTGCATCAGGCTCCTTTAGCACCAATAGTCCAGCCAGTCCCCTGAGCTCAGTAAGCCTCACCAGCCCGCTCAGCCCCTTCTCCCCAGTGCCCGGCTCCCAGGCCTCCCCCACCAAACAGCTGGGCCCGGAG GAAAGTGTTCCCCCAAGGCCTCCCCTCCCCAAGTCTTATTACCCTTTGGAGCCCTCCCCTAccttccctccctccgtccctcCCCTGCCCTTTGACAGCGCCACCTGGCTACGCAGCTTGGGCATCGATGACGGTTACCTTGATGGTGAAGATTCTCACATCAGAAAG CCCAAATTTGGAGAACACAACAACATCAGTGACATGCAAGACCAGGTCCAGGATAGACAATCCACCATGAATAAAG TTGGCATTGTCCCTCCTAGAACGAAGTCCCCCACCGACGAATCACACGGCAGCTCTGCTAGAGTTTCCCGCCATAATGGCAGAGTGCCTAATGGAATCTCTAGG GAGCGGCCGAAGAGCGCTGTGTTTCCCGCGGAGCTGAAGTCGAAGATGAGCGTGCAGGAGCAGAATGAGCGAATCCGACGCAACcagagcagctctgtgaggGAAAAGAGGCGAAGTCTAAACCTCTCAGGTGGCCAGTCTACATCCAACTACAAAGTG ATCCGAAGGCGGCTGACAGCTCACGAGATTGACATCAAAGACCTGGAGGCAGCAGTTCGAGGCCCGGGGCAGGAGTCACCTCGGCAAGAGATCGCTCGCCTGAGACGGTTAACGGCTGAACCAGAACCCTACGACCTGGACCTCAGCAGAGAG GTGCATTTGTTCCAGCTGATGACTCCGGACAAGGTTCTGATCCCGGAGCGCTATCTGGACGTGGAGGACAACACTCCTCTCAGTCCCGAGGAACAGAAGGAGAAGCAGAAGAAAGTGGAGCGGATCAAGACCCTCATTGCCAAATCGAA CCTGCAGAACATGGTTCCTGTGCTGGACGGCCCTGTGGATGGCGGGGCTCCAGCCAGCTCCCAGCAGCAGTTGCAAGAGCAGGAGAAACGTATTGAGATCTCCTGCGCTCTGGCTGCCGAGGCCTCTCGTCGCAGCCGCCTTCTCTCTG CCCAGTGCGCCCCCAGCACCCCCACCTCCCCAACTAGCCTGgcccctcccccttcctctgCTGACTTCCCCAACTCAGCCCACACCATGATGGCGTGA
- the plekha6 gene encoding pleckstrin homology domain-containing family A member 6 isoform X15 has product MSEAAEVIIQPTQRMNSDATDDVNHTMVTKAPNPQTPQHPHSQAHNEMDNDFPSYPKLNGVNNLDTPPPFTPRSDQEGTKDYGRRGEGGGVGGGGGEDEGGGPGPDHAPHPSQHPNGWSNYETRNAAPLNSHSQAPLSRSHSGRRTPQGHPEGGVGPTRDPREQQDNVVLRRGFVPRTAPERVAQRKSSMAQLQQWVNQRRGMASQEDLTSPSRYYPVNRGVPGDYYGYPGGPQYVEEYALYPPGVRPDSICSVSTSGGYDRRWTVEEKRHSLRDGPHQLYGPTIPREQWRPQCYGGMETSMRRLSIQPRSRSVPRSPSSSSYSPNFASPARSPSARFDRFQRGMRDDMIYADPSVYSLRRSLSSPKYDYPGDRRSLSQGLYHYNYPVSPSIHNKMEDMLDLQLQRNLDYLDQQVLEGSHLIGTVRRMVERSSSTAKLCIQVPPFHDVYSRELHPTLKLNEIETSKLLGRLCEQSQILKDHEAVVHRLRMDKDSLEEALVATHQEMELYHNQPLAMEKLRFKKETLQNQLINIRGELSQASSALTTNRMEFEALEDEANAIHGDLWEQLNAGGQSELVRRHIQKEFWRVQDVLEGLHKNNSSRGTDTAKHRVASGASGSFSTNSPASPLSSVSLTSPLSPFSPVPGSQASPTKQLGPEESVPPRPPLPKSYYPLEPSPTFPPSVPPLPFDSATWLRSLGIDDGYLDGEDSHIRKPKFGEHNNISDMQDQVQDRQSTMNKVGIVPPRTKSPTDESHGSSARVSRHNGRVPNGISRERPKSAVFPAELKSKMSVQEQNERIRRNQSSSVREKRRSLNLSGGQSTSNYKVIRRRLTAHEIDIKDLEAAVRGPGQESPRQEIARLRRLTAEPEPYDLDLSREVHLFQLMTPDKVLIPERYLDVEDNTPLSPEEQKEKQKKVERIKTLIAKSNLQNMVPVLDGPVDGGAPASSQQQLQEQEKRIEISCALAAEASRRSRLLSAQCAPSTPTSPTSLAPPPSSADFPNSAHTMMA; this is encoded by the exons ATGAGCGAGGCTGCAGAGGTCATCATCCAGCCAACACAAAG AATGAACTCGGATGCCACAGATGACGTCAACCACACCATGGTGACCAAGGCACCCAACCCACAAACCCCGCAGCATCCACACTCACAAGCACACAATGAAATGGACAATGACTTCCCCTCCTACCCTAAACTCAACGGGGTGAACAACCTTGATACACCCCCGCCCTTCACCCCCCGCTCCGACCAGGAGGGGACAAAGGACTACGGCAGACGAGGAGAAGGCGGCGGAGTAGGCGGCGGAGGCGGCGAAGATGAAGGCGGAGGACCTGGTCCTGACCATGCCCCTCACCCGAGTCAACATCCAAACGGTTGGAGCAACTACGAGACTCGCAATGCCGCGCCCCTTAACAGCCACAGCCAAGCCCCGCTCTCCAGGAGTCACAGCGGACGCCGTACCCCTCAGGGACATCCGGAGGGGGGTGTCGGCCCAACGCGGGACCCCAGGGAGCAGCAGGACAATGTGGTGCTGAGGAGGGGCTTTGTGCCGCGGACGGCTCCAGAGAGGGTGGCCCAGAGGAAGAGCTCCATGGCCCAGCTGCAGCAGTGGGTCAACCAGCGGCGGGGCATGGCCTCACAGGAGGACCTCACCAG CCCGTCTCGTTACTACCCAGTGAACCGGGGGGTCCCTGGTGACTACTATGGCTACCCTGGTGGACCGCAGTATGTGGAGGAGTACGCCTTGTACCCGCCGGGGGTCCGACCCGACAGTATCTGCTCCGTCTCTACTTCGGGCGGCTACGACCGGCGCTGGACTGTGGAGGAGAAGCGCCACTCGCTGAGGGACGGACCACATCAGCTGTACGGACCCACAATCCCCAGGGAGCAGTGGAGGCCGCAGTGCTATGGTGGAATGGAAACATCCATGAGACGTCTGTCTATCCAGCCGCGTTCCAGGTCCGTGCCCAGGTCTCCGTCCTCGTCATCCTACTCACCCAACTTTGCCTCACCGGCCCGGTCGCCGTCTGCTCGCTTTGACCGCTTTCAAAGGGGGATGAGGGACGACATGATCTATGCTGATCCATCCGTCTACAGCCTGCGGAGATCCCTCAGCTCGCCCAAG tATGACTACCCTGGTGATAGGAGGTCCTTAAGCCAAGGATTATACCACTACAACTACCCTGTATCCCCTTCCATCCACAATAAAATG GAGGACATGTTAGATCTACAGCTGCAGCGCAACCTGGATTACTTAGACCAACAG GTGCTCGAGGGAAGCCACCTAATTGGCACGGTTCGCAGAATGGTGGAGCGCTCATCCTCAACAGCAAAGCTCTGTATACAA GTACCTCCCTTCCATGATGTCTACAGCAGAGAGTTACATCCTACCCTGAAGCTCAACGAGATTGAAACCAGT AAACTCTTGGGTCGACTGTGTGAGCAGAGCCAGATTCTGAAAGACCACGAGGCGGTTGTCCACCGACTGAGAATGGACAAG GACAGCCTAGAGGAGGCGCTGGTGGCGACTCATCAGGAGATGGAGCTGTACCATAACCAGCCGTTGGCCATGGAGAAACTGCGCTTCAAAAAGGAAACCCTGCAGAACCAGCTCATCAACATCAGAGGGGAGCTCTCCCAGGCCTCCAGC GCTTTAACCACCAATCGTATGGAGTTTGAAGCATTGGAGGATGAGGCCAATGCCATTCATGGAGATCTATGGGAGCAGCTTAATGCAGGAGGGCAG AGTGAACTGGTACGTAGGCACATCCAGAAAGAGTTTTGGAGAGTCCAGGATGTATTGGAGGGACTGCACAAGAATAACTCATCCAGAGGCACTGACACAGCCAAGCACAGAG TGGCCAGTGGTGCATCAGGCTCCTTTAGCACCAATAGTCCAGCCAGTCCCCTGAGCTCAGTAAGCCTCACCAGCCCGCTCAGCCCCTTCTCCCCAGTGCCCGGCTCCCAGGCCTCCCCCACCAAACAGCTGGGCCCGGAG GAAAGTGTTCCCCCAAGGCCTCCCCTCCCCAAGTCTTATTACCCTTTGGAGCCCTCCCCTAccttccctccctccgtccctcCCCTGCCCTTTGACAGCGCCACCTGGCTACGCAGCTTGGGCATCGATGACGGTTACCTTGATGGTGAAGATTCTCACATCAGAAAG CCCAAATTTGGAGAACACAACAACATCAGTGACATGCAAGACCAGGTCCAGGATAGACAATCCACCATGAATAAAG TTGGCATTGTCCCTCCTAGAACGAAGTCCCCCACCGACGAATCACACGGCAGCTCTGCTAGAGTTTCCCGCCATAATGGCAGAGTGCCTAATGGAATCTCTAGG GAGCGGCCGAAGAGCGCTGTGTTTCCCGCGGAGCTGAAGTCGAAGATGAGCGTGCAGGAGCAGAATGAGCGAATCCGACGCAACcagagcagctctgtgaggGAAAAGAGGCGAAGTCTAAACCTCTCAGGTGGCCAGTCTACATCCAACTACAAAGTG ATCCGAAGGCGGCTGACAGCTCACGAGATTGACATCAAAGACCTGGAGGCAGCAGTTCGAGGCCCGGGGCAGGAGTCACCTCGGCAAGAGATCGCTCGCCTGAGACGGTTAACGGCTGAACCAGAACCCTACGACCTGGACCTCAGCAGAGAG GTGCATTTGTTCCAGCTGATGACTCCGGACAAGGTTCTGATCCCGGAGCGCTATCTGGACGTGGAGGACAACACTCCTCTCAGTCCCGAGGAACAGAAGGAGAAGCAGAAGAAAGTGGAGCGGATCAAGACCCTCATTGCCAAATCGAA CCTGCAGAACATGGTTCCTGTGCTGGACGGCCCTGTGGATGGCGGGGCTCCAGCCAGCTCCCAGCAGCAGTTGCAAGAGCAGGAGAAACGTATTGAGATCTCCTGCGCTCTGGCTGCCGAGGCCTCTCGTCGCAGCCGCCTTCTCTCTG CCCAGTGCGCCCCCAGCACCCCCACCTCCCCAACTAGCCTGgcccctcccccttcctctgCTGACTTCCCCAACTCAGCCCACACCATGATGGCGTGA